A single genomic interval of halophilic archaeon DL31 harbors:
- a CDS encoding ribosomal protein S8 (PFAM: Ribosomal protein S8~KEGG: hwa:HQ2827A 30S ribosomal protein S8P): protein MAGNDPLVSALSGIDNAESVGHLDHTVEPASNVIGSILEVFYDRGFIGGFEFVEDGRAGRFEVELTGAINDCGAIKPRYSVGADEYERWEKRFLPARDYGSLIVTTSHGVMSHYEAREQGVGGQVIAYVY, encoded by the coding sequence ATGGCAGGTAACGACCCACTGGTGAGTGCCCTCTCCGGCATCGACAACGCCGAGAGCGTCGGGCACCTCGACCACACGGTAGAGCCCGCCTCGAACGTCATCGGCAGCATCCTCGAAGTGTTCTACGACCGCGGATTCATCGGCGGTTTCGAGTTCGTCGAGGACGGCCGTGCCGGCCGTTTCGAGGTCGAACTGACAGGCGCCATCAACGACTGCGGGGCGATCAAGCCGCGATACTCGGTCGGTGCAGACGAGTACGAGCGCTGGGAGAAGCGATTCCTCCCCGCGCGTGACTACGGTTCGCTGATCGTCACGACCAGTCACGGCGTCATGAGCCACTACGAGGCCCGCGAACAGGGCGTCGGTGGACAGGTCATTGCGTACGTGTACTAA
- a CDS encoding Ribosomal protein L32e (KEGG: hbo:Hbor_10400 LSU ribosomal protein l32e~PFAM: Ribosomal protein L32e~SMART: Helix-hairpin-helix DNA-binding motif, class 1), with translation MADDEPQELEDISGVGPSKAETLREAGYETVEDLKAASQSELAEVDGVGNALAARIKADVGGLEVEAETEAEIEDETEEEESEATEEVETELQPRGHADKTPDLDDETAAALAQKHREGKPQFNRQDHHKKKRVATSWRRPRGTLSKQRRAIKGKGATVEAGFRSPKASRDLHPSGFEEVHVHNVDDLEGVDGDSQAVRIASKVGGRKRERIEDECEEREVRVLNPTYVEVEVEK, from the coding sequence ATGGCAGACGACGAACCTCAGGAACTCGAGGACATCAGCGGCGTCGGCCCGTCGAAGGCCGAGACGCTGCGCGAAGCTGGCTACGAGACCGTCGAGGACCTCAAGGCAGCTTCCCAGTCCGAACTCGCGGAGGTCGACGGCGTCGGCAACGCGCTGGCGGCCCGAATCAAGGCGGACGTCGGTGGCCTTGAAGTCGAAGCGGAGACCGAGGCCGAGATTGAGGACGAGACCGAGGAGGAGGAATCCGAGGCGACCGAGGAAGTCGAGACGGAGCTCCAGCCTCGCGGGCACGCGGACAAGACGCCCGACCTCGACGACGAAACGGCGGCCGCACTCGCCCAGAAGCACCGCGAGGGCAAGCCGCAGTTCAACCGCCAGGACCACCACAAGAAAAAGCGTGTCGCCACGTCATGGCGACGCCCGCGCGGGACGCTCTCGAAGCAGCGCCGCGCCATCAAGGGCAAGGGCGCGACAGTCGAGGCGGGCTTCCGCTCGCCGAAGGCTTCGCGTGACCTGCACCCGAGCGGCTTCGAGGAGGTCCACGTGCACAACGTCGACGACCTCGAAGGCGTCGACGGTGACAGTCAGGCGGTCCGTATCGCCTCGAAGGTCGGCGGTCGCAAGCGCGAGCGCATCGAAGACGAGTGTGAGGAACGCGAGGTTCGCGTCCTCAACCCGACCTACGTTGAAGTGGAGGTAGAGAAATGA
- a CDS encoding ribosomal protein S3 (TIGRFAM: Ribosomal protein S3, eukaryotic/archaeal~PFAM: Ribosomal protein S3, C-terminal; K Homology, type 2~KEGG: hbo:Hbor_10290 SSU ribosomal protein s3p~SMART: K Homology), with amino-acid sequence MADEQKFIEDGLQRSQIDEFFADELGRAGYGGMDIAKTPMGTQIVLKAEKPGMVIGKGGKNIRKVSSELEERFGMDDPQIDVQEVDEPDLNAQIVADRLANALERGWYFRKAGHTTIDRMMEAGALGAEIVLSGKVTGARSRVEKFNRGYIKHNGEPAQTVVDEGQGVAVMKLGTIGVNVKVIGPDAVLPDDFEIYETDEPPEVEQVEAGEGVEEFLEDVDEEEVPEAPQHEEPELPDESPEDVIDEEIVEEVVETADEADVPEEEEVEEEAPEDEAEPAEEEALDENVEEEAADIVEEMEAAEDEDEETEE; translated from the coding sequence ATGGCAGACGAACAGAAGTTCATCGAAGACGGGCTCCAGCGGAGCCAGATCGACGAGTTCTTCGCCGACGAACTCGGCCGCGCCGGCTACGGCGGGATGGACATCGCCAAGACGCCGATGGGCACCCAGATCGTCCTTAAGGCGGAGAAGCCCGGGATGGTCATCGGGAAAGGCGGGAAGAACATCCGGAAGGTCTCCTCCGAACTGGAGGAGCGCTTCGGGATGGACGACCCCCAGATCGACGTCCAGGAGGTCGACGAACCCGACCTGAACGCACAGATCGTCGCTGACCGACTGGCCAACGCACTCGAGCGTGGCTGGTACTTCCGGAAGGCAGGCCACACAACCATCGACCGCATGATGGAGGCCGGCGCACTCGGCGCCGAGATCGTCCTCAGCGGAAAGGTCACTGGCGCGCGTTCGCGCGTCGAGAAGTTCAACCGTGGCTACATCAAGCACAACGGTGAGCCCGCCCAGACCGTCGTCGACGAGGGCCAGGGCGTCGCCGTGATGAAGCTCGGGACCATCGGGGTCAACGTCAAGGTCATCGGACCTGACGCCGTGCTCCCCGACGACTTCGAGATCTACGAAACCGACGAGCCGCCGGAGGTCGAGCAGGTCGAAGCCGGCGAGGGCGTCGAGGAGTTCCTCGAGGACGTCGATGAGGAGGAGGTCCCCGAGGCCCCTCAGCACGAGGAGCCCGAGCTTCCTGACGAGTCCCCCGAGGACGTCATCGACGAGGAGATCGTCGAAGAGGTCGTCGAGACCGCCGACGAGGCCGACGTCCCCGAAGAGGAGGAAGTCGAGGAGGAGGCTCCCGAGGACGAAGCGGAGCCCGCCGAGGAAGAAGCACTCGACGAGAATGTCGAGGAAGAGGCCGCCGACATCGTCGAAGAGATGGAGGCAGCCGAGGACGAAGACGAGGAAACGGAGGAGTAA
- a CDS encoding ribosomal protein S19 (KEGG: nph:NP4862A 30S ribosomal protein S19P~TIGRFAM: Ribosomal protein S15, eukaryotic/archaeal~PFAM: Ribosomal protein S19/S15) has translation MSSEYRTGRDGEFTYRGHTLEDLEELDLDEVVELLPARVRRTIDRGLGIDHRKLAEKAQDADEEETANDPLRTHLRDMPILPAFVGITFEVYNGHSFDRVKVQPEMIGHYLGEFHLTRSTVEHGQAGIGATRSSKFVPLK, from the coding sequence ATGAGCTCCGAGTACAGAACCGGCCGCGACGGTGAGTTCACCTACCGCGGTCACACGCTCGAAGACCTCGAAGAGCTGGATCTCGACGAGGTCGTGGAACTGCTGCCCGCCCGCGTGCGGCGAACCATCGACCGAGGACTCGGTATCGACCACCGGAAGCTGGCCGAGAAGGCCCAGGATGCTGACGAGGAGGAGACCGCCAACGACCCGCTGCGAACGCACCTGCGGGACATGCCGATTCTCCCCGCGTTCGTCGGCATCACCTTCGAGGTCTACAACGGCCACAGCTTCGACCGCGTGAAGGTCCAGCCCGAGATGATCGGCCACTACCTGGGGGAGTTCCACCTCACCCGTTCGACGGTCGAACACGGTCAGGCCGGCATCGGCGCGACCCGGTCCTCGAAGTTCGTGCCACTCAAATAA
- a CDS encoding 50S ribosomal protein L14P (KEGG: htu:Htur_2228 50S ribosomal protein L14P~TIGRFAM: Ribosomal protein L14P~PFAM: Ribosomal protein L14b/L23e) → MEALKADVTQGLEKGSKITCADNTGARELKVISTAGYSGTKNRHPKAGIGDKITVSVTKGTPEMRRQVLEAVVVRQRKSIRRPSGQRLKFEDNAAVIIDENEEPRGTEIKGPIAREVAERFGTIASTATMIV, encoded by the coding sequence ATGGAGGCACTGAAGGCCGACGTCACGCAGGGTCTCGAGAAAGGGTCGAAAATCACGTGTGCCGACAACACAGGCGCGCGCGAACTCAAGGTCATCAGCACCGCCGGCTACTCGGGGACGAAGAACCGTCACCCGAAGGCCGGCATTGGCGACAAAATCACGGTCTCCGTCACGAAGGGGACCCCCGAGATGCGTCGCCAGGTGCTCGAGGCCGTCGTCGTTCGCCAGCGCAAGTCCATCCGCCGGCCCAGCGGCCAGCGGCTGAAGTTCGAGGACAACGCCGCCGTCATCATCGACGAGAACGAGGAGCCCCGCGGAACGGAGATTAAGGGCCCCATCGCTCGCGAAGTGGCAGAGCGGTTCGGCACCATCGCCAGCACGGCGACGATGATCGTCTAG
- a CDS encoding ribosomal protein L5 (PFAM: Ribosomal protein L5~KEGG: htu:Htur_2231 ribosomal protein L5) → MTMSEAQEFHPMREPRIEKVVVHMGVGQGGRDLGNAEEIIEAVTDHESVRTSAKRTVQAFNIRKGDPIGTKVTLRDEEAEEFLAAALPLADISASQFDEAGNISFGVDEHIAFPSQEYDPNTGIYGLDVTVTLVRPGYRVAKRDQVTRSIPDGHRMTAEDAIAFLESEFDVEIDE, encoded by the coding sequence ATGACGATGAGTGAAGCACAGGAGTTCCACCCAATGCGCGAACCGCGCATCGAGAAAGTCGTCGTCCACATGGGCGTCGGCCAGGGTGGTCGAGACCTCGGGAACGCCGAGGAGATTATCGAGGCGGTCACGGACCATGAGTCGGTCCGAACTAGCGCCAAGCGCACGGTGCAAGCCTTCAACATCCGAAAGGGCGACCCAATCGGGACGAAGGTCACGCTCCGCGACGAGGAGGCAGAGGAGTTCCTCGCGGCGGCGCTGCCGCTGGCTGACATCAGCGCTTCCCAGTTCGACGAGGCCGGCAACATCAGCTTCGGCGTCGACGAACACATCGCGTTCCCCAGTCAGGAGTACGACCCCAACACCGGGATCTACGGACTCGACGTCACCGTGACGCTGGTCCGACCGGGCTACCGTGTCGCCAAGCGCGACCAGGTCACCCGCTCCATCCCGGATGGGCACCGAATGACCGCCGAGGACGCCATTGCGTTCCTCGAGAGCGAATTCGACGTGGAGATTGACGAATGA
- a CDS encoding ribosomal protein L22 (KEGG: hvo:HVO_2559 50S ribosomal protein L22~TIGRFAM: Ribosomal protein L22/L17, eukaryotic/archaeal~PFAM: Ribosomal protein L22/L17), giving the protein MGISYSVDADPETTAKAMLRERQISLKHSKAISKAIKGRTVADAEEYLDAVIEGERSVPFKQHNSGVGHRSDIDGWDAGRYPEKASKDFLKLLTNAKNNADEQGFDGESMTIDHVAAHKVGEQVGRQPRAFGSADPWNTVEVDVEMILKEADN; this is encoded by the coding sequence ATGGGAATCAGCTATAGCGTCGACGCGGACCCGGAGACCACGGCGAAAGCCATGCTCCGAGAGCGTCAGATCAGCCTGAAGCACAGCAAGGCCATCTCGAAGGCCATCAAGGGCCGCACGGTTGCGGACGCCGAGGAGTATCTCGATGCAGTCATCGAGGGCGAGCGCTCGGTCCCGTTTAAGCAGCACAACAGCGGCGTCGGCCACCGTTCCGACATCGACGGCTGGGACGCCGGCCGCTACCCGGAGAAGGCCAGCAAGGACTTCCTCAAGCTGCTGACCAACGCCAAGAACAACGCCGACGAACAAGGGTTCGACGGCGAATCGATGACCATCGACCACGTCGCCGCCCACAAGGTCGGCGAGCAGGTCGGGCGCCAGCCCCGTGCATTCGGGAGCGCCGACCCGTGGAACACGGTCGAAGTGGACGTCGAAATGATCCTCAAAGAGGCCGATAACTGA
- a CDS encoding ribosomal protein L24 (TIGRFAM: Ribosomal protein L26, eukaryotic/archaeal~PFAM: KOW~KEGG: hbo:Hbor_10340 LSU ribosomal protein l24p~SMART: KOW), with product MTGQPRKQRTQTRDAPLHERQKQVRATLTADLREEYGQRNVRVNAGDTVEVLRGDHAGTEGEVMDVDLRDGVITVENVTVEKTDGEEVPRPLDASNVRVIELDLEDEVREERLTTEDTDE from the coding sequence ATGACAGGACAACCACGCAAACAGCGAACCCAGACACGGGACGCCCCTCTGCACGAGCGTCAGAAGCAGGTTCGGGCCACGCTCACGGCCGACCTCCGCGAGGAGTACGGCCAGCGAAACGTCCGCGTGAACGCGGGCGACACCGTCGAGGTACTCCGCGGCGACCACGCCGGTACGGAGGGCGAGGTCATGGACGTCGACCTTCGGGACGGCGTCATCACCGTCGAGAACGTTACCGTCGAGAAGACCGACGGCGAGGAGGTCCCGCGACCCCTCGACGCCTCGAACGTTCGTGTGATCGAGCTCGACCTCGAAGACGAGGTGCGCGAGGAGCGTCTCACCACGGAGGATACGGATGAGTAA
- a CDS encoding ribosomal protein S14 (PFAM: Ribosomal protein S14~KEGG: hvo:HVO_2550 30S ribosomal protein S14) encodes MSELDGEHTGNEATGEHATQGSSEHRECRRCERHEGLVSKYGIFVCRQCFREIARSMGFRKYR; translated from the coding sequence ATGAGTGAACTAGACGGCGAACACACTGGCAACGAAGCCACCGGCGAGCACGCCACGCAGGGCAGCTCAGAGCACCGAGAGTGCCGACGCTGCGAGCGCCACGAGGGCCTCGTCAGCAAGTACGGCATCTTCGTCTGCCGACAGTGTTTCCGAGAGATCGCCCGCAGCATGGGCTTCAGGAAGTATCGATAA
- a CDS encoding ribosomal protein L2 (PFAM: Ribosomal protein L2~KEGG: hla:Hlac_2446 50S ribosomal protein L2P), protein MGRRIQGQRRGRGTPTFRAPSHRYKADLAHKKSEERDTISGEIVGIEHDPARSAPLADVEFEDGDRRLVLAPEGITVGDTLQVGVSAEIKPGNTLPLAEIPEGVQICNVESQVGDGGKFARASGVNAQLMSHDRDVAVVQLPSGEVRRLPPGCRATIGVVAGGGRTEKPFVKAGNKHHKMKARGTKYPRVRGVAMNAVDHPFGGGGRQHPGQPKSVSRNAPPGRKVGDIASKRTGRGGKGGDS, encoded by the coding sequence ATGGGACGACGAATTCAGGGGCAGCGACGCGGTCGCGGGACGCCCACGTTCCGGGCGCCCTCCCACCGCTACAAGGCTGACCTCGCGCACAAGAAAAGCGAGGAGCGCGACACGATTTCCGGCGAGATCGTCGGCATCGAGCACGACCCCGCACGCAGCGCGCCGCTGGCGGACGTCGAGTTCGAAGACGGCGACCGCCGCCTCGTGCTTGCTCCCGAAGGTATCACCGTCGGCGACACCCTGCAGGTGGGTGTCTCCGCCGAGATCAAACCCGGCAACACACTCCCGCTGGCAGAGATCCCGGAGGGTGTTCAGATCTGTAACGTCGAGAGTCAGGTTGGCGACGGCGGGAAGTTCGCCCGTGCCTCCGGCGTGAACGCACAGCTGATGAGCCACGACCGCGACGTTGCGGTCGTTCAGCTCCCCAGCGGCGAGGTCCGGCGGCTTCCGCCGGGCTGCCGAGCCACCATCGGCGTCGTCGCCGGTGGCGGCCGAACAGAGAAGCCGTTCGTCAAGGCCGGCAACAAGCACCACAAAATGAAGGCTCGTGGGACCAAATACCCGCGTGTCCGTGGGGTCGCAATGAACGCCGTCGACCACCCCTTCGGTGGCGGTGGCCGCCAGCACCCCGGTCAGCCCAAGTCCGTCTCGCGGAACGCACCGCCAGGACGGAAGGTGGGCGACATCGCCTCCAAGCGTACCGGTCGCGGTGGCAAGGGAGGAGATAGCTAA
- a CDS encoding 50S ribosomal protein L4P (KEGG: hbo:Hbor_10240 LSU ribosomal protein l4p~TIGRFAM: Ribosomal protein L4P~PFAM: Ribosomal protein L4/L1e) gives MQATIRDLDGSEADTLELPAVFETTFRPDLIKGAVLTAQANRKQAYGADEFAGFRTPAESMGSGRGMAHVPQENGRARRVPQAVGGRKAHPPKAEKDQGQKVNDKERKFAIRSAIAATTDPETVEGRGHAFDDDLELPLVVSDEFGDLVKTQEAVEAFEALGIHEDVVRADEGRHIRAGQGKLRGRKYKQPKSVLVVTSEELSRAARNLAGVDVTTASEVNAEDLAPGTHAGRLTLWTESAVEEVADR, from the coding sequence ATGCAAGCAACTATTCGTGACCTGGACGGCTCCGAGGCTGACACGCTGGAGCTCCCGGCGGTCTTCGAGACCACCTTCCGCCCGGACCTCATCAAGGGTGCAGTGCTCACCGCCCAGGCAAACCGAAAACAGGCTTACGGCGCCGACGAGTTCGCCGGCTTCCGCACCCCCGCCGAGTCGATGGGGTCGGGCCGCGGCATGGCGCACGTGCCACAGGAGAACGGACGGGCCCGCCGGGTCCCCCAGGCTGTCGGTGGCCGCAAGGCGCACCCACCGAAAGCCGAGAAGGACCAGGGCCAGAAAGTCAACGACAAAGAGCGCAAGTTCGCGATTCGGTCGGCCATCGCGGCCACGACCGACCCGGAGACCGTCGAGGGTCGTGGCCACGCGTTCGACGACGACCTCGAACTCCCGCTTGTCGTGAGCGACGAGTTCGGAGACCTCGTCAAGACGCAGGAGGCCGTCGAGGCCTTCGAGGCGCTCGGTATCCACGAGGACGTGGTTCGTGCCGACGAGGGACGCCACATCCGAGCCGGCCAGGGGAAGCTCCGTGGTCGGAAGTACAAGCAGCCCAAATCCGTGCTCGTCGTGACGAGCGAGGAGCTGTCCCGCGCCGCCCGCAACCTCGCGGGTGTCGACGTGACGACCGCGAGCGAGGTCAACGCAGAGGACCTCGCACCCGGTACGCACGCGGGCCGACTCACGCTCTGGACCGAGAGCGCCGTCGAAGAGGTGGCTGACCGATGA
- a CDS encoding 30S ribosomal protein S4e (KEGG: hvo:HVO_2552 30S ribosomal protein S4.eR~HAMAP: 30S ribosomal protein S4e~PFAM: Ribosomal protein S4e, central; Ribosomal protein S4e, N-terminal) produces the protein MSNHQKRLSVPNSWPVERKENTFTVKADAGPHGESGVPLLIVLRDVLDYVDSRKEARYALNQDAVLVNGDAIADEARPIGMFDILAFPSREEFFRVFPGEGGRLALTPIDEESGSSRLGKITGKQQVSGGDFQLTLHDGTTTQVEDASDYSANDSLVVDNETKDIVAHFTYEEGALVTAVNGQHAGEIGEIDDIFVTPGSGRNSVTVTTDDGEFETIEEYVVTIDENFVGDDDE, from the coding sequence ATGAGTAACCACCAGAAGCGACTCTCGGTACCGAACTCCTGGCCGGTCGAGCGCAAGGAGAACACGTTCACGGTCAAGGCCGACGCCGGCCCGCACGGCGAGAGCGGGGTTCCCCTGCTCATCGTCCTGCGTGACGTGCTCGACTATGTGGACTCCCGCAAGGAAGCCCGCTACGCGCTCAACCAGGATGCAGTGCTCGTCAACGGCGACGCCATCGCGGACGAAGCCCGGCCGATCGGGATGTTCGACATTCTGGCGTTCCCGTCACGCGAGGAGTTCTTCCGGGTCTTCCCCGGTGAGGGCGGCCGACTCGCTCTCACCCCCATCGACGAGGAGAGCGGCTCCTCCCGACTCGGGAAGATCACCGGCAAGCAGCAGGTGAGCGGCGGCGACTTCCAGCTCACGCTCCACGACGGCACGACAACCCAGGTCGAAGACGCCAGTGACTACAGCGCAAACGACTCCCTGGTCGTCGACAACGAGACCAAGGATATCGTGGCCCACTTCACCTACGAAGAGGGTGCGCTCGTCACGGCCGTCAACGGCCAGCACGCCGGCGAGATCGGCGAGATCGACGATATCTTCGTCACACCCGGCTCGGGCCGCAACTCGGTCACCGTCACGACCGACGACGGCGAGTTCGAGACCATCGAGGAGTACGTCGTCACCATCGACGAGAACTTCGTGGGTGATGACGATGAGTGA
- a CDS encoding ribosomal protein L23 (KEGG: hvo:HVO_2562 50S ribosomal protein L23~TIGRFAM: Ribosomal protein L23~PFAM: Ribosomal protein L25/L23) translates to MSGVIHHPLVTEKAMDQMDFDNKLHFIVHIDANKNEVQEEIESRYDVTVTSLNTMITPRGEKKAIVRLSEADDAQEIASRIGVF, encoded by the coding sequence ATGAGCGGTGTCATCCACCACCCGCTGGTCACCGAGAAGGCGATGGACCAGATGGACTTCGACAACAAGCTCCACTTCATCGTTCACATCGACGCGAACAAGAACGAAGTGCAGGAAGAAATCGAGTCCCGCTACGACGTGACCGTCACTTCGCTGAATACGATGATCACGCCGCGCGGTGAGAAGAAGGCAATCGTCCGGCTCTCTGAGGCGGACGACGCACAGGAGATTGCCTCGCGTATCGGGGTGTTCTGA
- a CDS encoding ribosomal protein L29 (KEGG: hvo:HVO_2557 50S ribosomal protein L29~TIGRFAM: Ribosomal protein L29~PFAM: Ribosomal protein L29): MAILYTEEIRDMTPAERQSELDELETELLNARAVQAAGGAPENPGRVGELRRTIARIKTIQGEEGDSVDEDTA; this comes from the coding sequence ATGGCGATTCTCTACACTGAAGAGATTCGAGATATGACCCCCGCCGAGCGACAGTCGGAGCTCGATGAGCTCGAAACCGAGCTGCTCAACGCTCGCGCTGTGCAGGCGGCGGGTGGTGCGCCGGAGAACCCCGGCCGCGTCGGCGAGCTTCGCCGGACCATCGCCCGGATCAAGACGATCCAGGGCGAGGAAGGCGATAGCGTCGACGAAGATACCGCATAA
- a CDS encoding Ribonuclease P, Rpp29 (KEGG: hbo:Hbor_10310 RNase P/RNase mrp subunit P29~PFAM: Ribonuclease P/MRP, subunit p29, eukaryotic/archaeal~SMART: Ribonuclease P/MRP, subunit p29, eukaryotic/archaeal) gives MALTPDTLTRHELNGLPLRVVDAANADLVGISGRIVVETMKTFHVDDGRRVRQVPKAGSRFEFAIQTDDAHRAGASTKGDANRTGASSTDEAADADEASGSVSELGTETVGVRPDKSGPSAATRSLGSGASHRGREPSPEGTANGLNVSGDDPRAGKCQDTVYVTVDGNRLLSRPAARTERGGDSTWQ, from the coding sequence ATGGCACTCACACCTGACACCCTCACACGGCACGAACTCAACGGCCTCCCGCTGCGGGTGGTCGACGCCGCGAACGCCGACTTGGTCGGCATCAGCGGCCGCATCGTCGTCGAGACGATGAAGACGTTCCACGTCGACGATGGGCGTCGGGTGCGACAGGTTCCCAAAGCTGGGAGCCGATTCGAGTTCGCCATTCAGACAGATGACGCGCACCGAGCAGGCGCGTCGACAAAAGGCGACGCGAACCGAACAGGCGCGTCGTCTACAGATGAAGCCGCGGACGCCGACGAGGCGTCCGGGTCCGTATCCGAACTCGGGACGGAAACTGTCGGGGTTCGCCCCGACAAGTCTGGCCCGTCCGCCGCGACCCGGAGTTTGGGAAGCGGGGCGAGCCACCGAGGTCGGGAACCGTCCCCGGAGGGGACGGCAAACGGCCTCAATGTGAGCGGGGACGACCCGCGAGCAGGCAAGTGCCAGGATACGGTCTACGTAACGGTGGATGGAAACAGACTGCTCTCAAGACCCGCCGCGCGTACCGAGCGCGGGGGTGATTCGACATGGCAATAG
- a CDS encoding ribosomal protein L6P (KEGG: hla:Hlac_2433 50S ribosomal protein L6P~TIGRFAM: Ribosomal protein L6P, archaea~PFAM: Ribosomal protein L6, alpha-beta domain), protein MSSIELTIPDDASAEIDHLDLTVEGPNGSVTRRLWYPDVTVSVEDGSVVIESPDDADAKTYATVGTFESHVNNMFYGVTEGWTYEMEIFYAHFPMQVEVQGEEVVIENFLGERAPRRTPIRGDTQVEVDGEEVTLSGSDKEAVGQTAADIEQLTRVSGKDNRVFQDGVYITQKPTGGA, encoded by the coding sequence ATGAGCAGCATTGAACTCACTATCCCGGACGACGCCTCCGCGGAAATCGACCATCTCGACCTCACCGTCGAGGGGCCCAACGGCTCGGTAACGCGCCGACTCTGGTACCCCGACGTGACCGTGAGTGTCGAGGACGGCAGCGTGGTCATCGAGTCGCCGGACGACGCCGACGCGAAGACCTACGCGACTGTCGGTACCTTCGAGAGCCACGTGAACAACATGTTCTACGGCGTCACCGAAGGCTGGACCTACGAGATGGAGATCTTCTACGCTCACTTCCCGATGCAGGTGGAAGTGCAGGGTGAGGAGGTCGTCATCGAGAACTTCCTCGGCGAGCGCGCGCCTCGACGCACCCCCATCCGTGGGGACACGCAGGTCGAGGTCGACGGCGAGGAAGTCACGCTTTCGGGCTCCGATAAGGAGGCCGTTGGCCAGACCGCCGCGGACATTGAACAGCTCACCCGCGTCAGCGGGAAAGACAACCGCGTGTTCCAGGACGGCGTCTACATCACGCAGAAACCCACGGGTGGTGCCTGA
- a CDS encoding ribosomal protein S17P (KEGG: hwa:HQ2833A 30S ribosomal protein S17P~TIGRFAM: Ribosomal protein S17, archaeal~PFAM: Ribosomal protein S17): MAIGLNVAEPEEACSDADCPFHGTLSVRGQTLEGEVASTDMDKTVVVEREYDVRVPKYDRYMKRRSRVPAHHPPCMDVAVGDTVRIAETRPLSKTKSHVVVEVVDEGGN; encoded by the coding sequence ATGGCAATAGGACTGAACGTAGCAGAACCGGAGGAGGCCTGCTCCGACGCGGACTGTCCCTTCCACGGAACCCTTTCCGTGCGAGGACAGACGCTCGAAGGGGAGGTCGCTTCCACAGACATGGACAAGACCGTCGTCGTGGAGCGCGAGTACGACGTTCGTGTACCGAAATACGACCGGTACATGAAGCGTCGCTCTCGAGTTCCAGCCCACCACCCGCCCTGCATGGACGTGGCAGTGGGCGACACGGTCCGTATCGCAGAGACACGCCCGCTCTCGAAGACCAAATCTCACGTCGTCGTCGAAGTCGTCGACGAGGGAGGTAACTGA